The Vitis vinifera cultivar Pinot Noir 40024 chromosome 8, ASM3070453v1 genome segment agacaaaaataaaaaaaatttagcacCAAGCCTAATAGTGTCACCGACACTTACGGGTGGTCGAGTTCTCGAGGCTTAGGATGTCGTGGAGTCACTAAGCATCCAGTGCTTGAGGcccaaaaacatataaattttaacacatataataaataataaatcaagattataaaaaataaaattatttggcttagttagatatttgaaaacatgctatcctaaaatcactaccattTCCCTACTTGTAATTAGACTCGTAATAATATTTCCTTAACGAGCATATTAGACGTGAAAACTAAGAAGAATCCACTGAAGATCaagttaccaaaaaaaaaaaatgaatatttaagaTGAAATACATGATTGTATCGAAAGTTATAAATAGTGGAGAAGACCATAATGAtatatgaaaacatattttttgtattagaTTTAtcttatctttaaaataaattgaattgcTCTTTATATAGCAGTATTCGTTgactttcaaattcaattttgatgatgattgcAATGATCATTGCAACTTTTTAACTAAAGTCCAAGTTATAAATTACAAGTCTTGTCAATTGGAACATTCTCGAATATCTCAGTTATTAGGTGTGGATTTTCAAAGGTACCTATTTGCGTATGGTACCTTGGTGCTATGCTTCTCTTTAAAGGATACTCGGTGGGCAAGTACTTATTTTTGGTACCaccaatatataaatattttataatgattttaaaggTAAAGAAAAATCCTTTTTGTTAATAAGAGATGATCATTGTGTACATAAAGTATCATCATATTAAGACTCAAATCCTCAAGGTTTGGAGAAGTTTAAGGTTATTGAATTACTTATTATGTATAACATCCAATTCCCAACAAAAGGGTTTATGGAAACATAGAGGGATTCCATACCGCCACCCGTGGAGAAGAAGAGTATTGTGAAGGAAGATGAGGGTTTTAGGCATAATGGATAAACAGTAGAGTAGAAAAGCAAACTCTATATGTTGGCGTGGGCTTGTTATCAAGGTATggttttaaataatatgtattGAATACAACTTTCAAAAGGTGTTTGGCTTTATTATTAGTAAGTTTGAAGGGATTGAATTGCACAATTTCATGCGTAATGATGAAATCATACTCTTCAAATTATGTCCAATAATATTCAAgtaattttcatgaaaatataatataattataaacaaataaaagtggaacaattattttttcacctttttttcgAGCACGTACTATTTGCATATAAATTgtaaaactattataaaaaaaaaatataattttattttacatatttaaatcttatttttaaaatctaaagtaataattgttttttatatttcaaatttttaaacaggcttttaaaataatatttttattactattttctaattttaaaagcaaaaatcaGCAAATATATCcaaaccaaaattaatttttttcttaaatttctcATAAATAACTATGAACCAACCAGACTCTTAAAAGCATATAATCAAACAAGCAAATTAGATGAATTGAAATTTTCCATTCAGCCAGCAAGAACAAAcccataaataatttataaataccTCAGATTTACATAATTCCcccataagttaaataaataaaggggtGGAGCTCCTATGTGACAGAAAAATCAAACGTCATCCTCCATCATTAGCATTAGACAGGAGAGAAATGAAAGCAACAACCAACATAGAGTTAGAGAACGAGACAGAGCTCAGTAATGCAAAGCATAAACattagggagaattgtgttttgggcccagctgggcccaaaaattaacaaatggtccatctatgtaacaaaattaatagaaaGGCTATGAGATTTTGAGTGACCTATATACCCTTCTAATTTCCAAGTCAGATTGCTGTAAAttaaaagggagaattgtgttaaATTTAAAATGCCATGTCACCTTCCCTTCTGTCAGTACTCTCGATGAAACCTCTGAACTGAGCGGAGCTTATCAATGGCGTCCCAAATGGCGATCCTCTCCAGAGCCCGTAAAACCCTCCTCAAAACCCTAAACCACCACAACAATCCCTTTAAAGCTTCCATTTCCACCTTCACATTCCTCTCCCTGGAAGCCCAACTCGCCGAGCCCAGCCTTCCCCCGCCATCTCCCACTCCACTTCCTCCCAACCCCGCCTCAGGGAGCCCGCTCTACAAGTATTTTTTATGGATGGATCTTTACTTTATTTATATCAGGATGCTGCAGACAGGAAAAGAATCTATGGCTGATGATGAGTCATATGAATTGGTTGTTGGTATGCTGTTTTTGACAGACCAGATTGATGCTGCCTTGAGATATGTTGATTTGACTTTGAAATCTGGTTATATGTTGTCAATGAGGGTTTTTGCTGAGTGTGTGAGAAGTTGTGTTAACAAAGGCAGGCTGGATGCTTTGGTGTCTATTATAGAGAGGTGCAAGGTACATGactaattagaatttttttctagATCATCTGTGTTAGGAGGAACACTTTCTGGTTATGTTTCTGTTTCTTATCTCGCTTCTCTGGAGTGTGTACCAGACAATGGATCAAAATAAAGCTCTTTCTCCCTCCTGGAACATGTGCATCTTCATTGCAAATATTGCGATGCAATAGGATAATAGCAAGTTAGCTTTTTATGCCCTATAATTCATGGCCAGATGGATTGCTCGGGGTGAGAATGCAAGGGGTCATGTTCTACTCTCTGTGGATGAGGGGCTTGTTGTATCAACACTTGGAACTGCTGGTAGGACTTACAGTTCTACTCTTGTAGATGCATCATGGGCGATCCTACGAGATCATTGCGTCAAAAGAAGGCACCTCAACTAGAATCTTATCTTGCAAAAATATATGCCGATGCAGCATTGGGGGATTTGCAGAGAGCATTC includes the following:
- the LOC100853284 gene encoding pentatricopeptide repeat-containing protein At1g26460, mitochondrial-like; translation: MASQMAILSRARKTLLKTLNHHNNPFKASISTFTFLSLEAQLAEPSLPPPSPTPLPPNPASGSPLYKYFLWMDLYFIYIRMLQTGKESMADDESYELVVGMLFLTDQIDAALRYVDLTLKSGYMLSMRVFAECVRSCVNKGRLDALVSIIERCKTMDQNKALSPSWNIWIARGENARGHVLLSVDEGLVVSTLGTAGRTYSSTLVDASWAILRDHCRAFSTLHKFETAYRNSPKEAEEDIFSPFTSLHPLVMASSKKGFETLDTVGRFLKWELCHD